A window from Chryseobacterium vaccae encodes these proteins:
- a CDS encoding DedA family protein, with product MEDFNSWKDLLNPEFYIKMGGFWLILFIVFAETGLFVGFFLPGDSLLFVSGIYAVEIIKETFSSTGSDFLDTTILATGVAIAAVIGNEVGYYFGRKTGPALYKRPDTMLFKKKYLYQAHDFFEKHGALAIIMARFLPVVRTFTPIVAGIVKMDKKEFLRDNIIGGVLWSFILIFAGHYLDKLFMEQFGINLKEKLEYIIIVIVLVTTLPVIIKFAFGKKEDFSKYENKDFE from the coding sequence ATGGAAGATTTCAATAGCTGGAAAGATTTACTGAACCCCGAATTTTATATCAAAATGGGTGGGTTCTGGCTTATTTTATTCATTGTCTTTGCCGAGACCGGACTTTTTGTAGGATTTTTCCTCCCGGGAGACTCTCTGCTTTTTGTTTCAGGGATTTATGCCGTTGAAATCATCAAAGAGACTTTTAGCTCTACAGGGAGCGATTTTCTGGATACCACAATCCTGGCTACCGGTGTTGCCATCGCAGCGGTAATAGGAAATGAAGTAGGGTATTATTTCGGAAGAAAAACAGGTCCTGCTTTATACAAGAGACCGGATACGATGCTTTTTAAGAAAAAATACCTTTATCAGGCTCATGACTTCTTTGAAAAACACGGCGCACTGGCGATTATTATGGCAAGATTCCTGCCGGTAGTAAGAACGTTTACTCCTATTGTTGCAGGAATTGTGAAGATGGATAAAAAAGAATTCCTTAGAGATAATATTATCGGCGGGGTTCTATGGTCGTTCATTCTGATCTTTGCCGGGCATTACCTGGATAAATTATTCATGGAACAGTTTGGTATCAATTTGAAAGAAAAACTGGAGTACATTATCATTGTTATTGTGCTTGTAACAACACTTCCGGTAATCATTAAATTTGCTTTCGGAAAAAAAGAGGATTTCTCTAAGTACGAAAACAAAGACTTTGAATAA